DNA from Numida meleagris isolate 19003 breed g44 Domestic line chromosome 9, NumMel1.0, whole genome shotgun sequence:
GTTTGGGAAATGCCAGCAGTTGAGGAGTTAGGCCTGGATTTTACATCATGCTGAAAAACGGTCAGTGATAAGAGTCCATTAAAACTAACATCTACCAGGGTAATTCCTGCAAAAATAGGGATTTGTGTTTGATACTTGGTGAATGTGTGTTCTACCATGTCTCACAGTTCAGTGATGATTCAGAGGCAGTTTCACACAGGTCTGCCtggtgttgtgttttttcttcattctgtcaCAGTGCAGGTGCCATGCACTGCAGGAAGCAGATAGTGGAGTGCTGCCTGAGTGCTGATTCCTAGCCGTGACCTGGGACCAAACTGCTGTCTGATGGCCTGGAGCTTTTCATACAAAAGTTGGATAACATTATAGCCGTCAGAAGAAGGTTTATTGCAATCCTCTATTTAAAACTATTGCTCAGAGTTTTTGAAGAATATGGCATTCCTGTTTTCAGTGTCATAAACGTGCTCAGTCACGCAAGTGATCACAGTGCAGCAGCTTTCACAAGTCTGTTCCGTCCgcagcactgcacagtgcaTAATTCCCATCAAGAAGAATGGGAGTTTATCCCTAGACTTAATGGCATACGGCGCCAGAATGCTCTCAGAGGTAGAGCTGGAGAAATGTGCCCTAAAGGGTTACTCTCACACTCTGGTCACGGTGTCTGAAATACGCTGTGTTGGCTGTGGCTTTAGGGTACAAACTGTTAAGCATGAGAAGTCATTTTTTGTTAAGCAGTGTCACTTTAGTGAAGTTTTTGTAAATTCATATCAAACCTCTTTGTTTCTATTGAAATCGATGTTTTGTTTCCAAGAGGAAGGCTTCTCTTCTCTTGCACAGTTGTTACAAATGGTTGCTGCATATTTTCTGGTCTGGAGTGACTTCTTGTGATGCTCAGAGATGTTTATTctctaaaaataatgcatttttgttgttgttgtttaatttgtctttttacaGCTGTTCAGTGAAAAGATAAGCGGAGCAGAAGGAACGAAATTAGATGAAGAATTTCAAGAGATGGAAAGGGTAAGGAAAGCAACATGTTTTTCAACATTCTGCTATTGcgggaaaagagaaacaatgcAGATACAGGGTTTTTATAGCATTCTAGAAACATAAATGGGAAGACAGCATAAACTTCTGGTTTAAATATCCCTGACCCCAAGACTATGAGCTAGGATATTTTTGATCTTTTTCACCTGGTGAGAAAAACAGTCATAGTAACGACTGTTGAGCTGGCAGGAAAAGTGTAGTCTGGAATGCATAAGCAGCATGCAAGACTGTTGAGCCTGAAAGATAAGTAGATACCCCCTTTGTAATATAAACCTTTCCTCCTTCCGAGTGGTGACTGCCAATTCATATATTTTTGCTGAAGTCTTGTCACAAACTGTGGTGTGGCTATTTATTTTAAGGTACcagatttgctttattttaaatatattttcataagcAGCTAGAATAATCAAATTATAAAATTTCTAGTAATAGATTTGCTTTTTACTAActttgttacttttctttttcagaaaattgatGTTACAAATAAAGCTGTAGCAGAGCTTCTGTCAAAATCCACAGAGTATCTTCAGCCAAATCCAGGTAGAGTAGTAACAGTAGGGGTCTgattttgctgaaaattaaCTTCTTGCTCCGAATTTTATCCTAAGTGGATAAAAGCTGATTAGGTAATTACTGGGAGGCTTCTGGATGTCCTAGAGAACCTCACCTGTGGAGCTTGGATTACTGTCCAAACCATCTGTTGGAagaactttcattttttgagaACTGACTGAATTCGCATTTAGTCAGCTAAATGTGATGACTTCAGAGATAGCTGTTTGTTCTGGGTACCTTACAAGATGCATCCCCAGAGAAGTTCAATAGGTTGCTAACGTCAACAGAAGAAGCATTTAATGGGTTGTGCCCACAAAAGGATGAGAGTATTCAGCACTTCAGCAAGGCCCAGCGAGGATGTTCAAGATGTGGCTAGTCACCATCCATGGCCCACATTCCTTGGGAAATGCCCTACCCTTGACTATTACTGTGTTGAAGAAGCTATTGAGTGATAATAGGAGTAGACTGGAAAACATTCCAAGAATAACTGCATGGTTTTGTCGTGATATGAGCAGCctaaaaataagttaatttgCATGTATCTGTcctttctgcaaaaataaaaaattactgtCTTGAGTAGTGGAACCAAtaaaaaagtgggaaaaaaaaagtcctacaGAACCCTCACAAGCAAGAGTATGAAATTGGCGTTGGCTGTGCTTATATGAGCCcattctgtgtttgctttttgcagtgtttttaataGAGTTCACAAACAGAAATACCCAAGGGAATGTGAATATTGGCAAATATCAGCAAAATTTGGCAAGCATTCCCACAATATATCTGTCTGGAGAAGTGTTGCCCGTCCAGCTGGGAATAAAGCAATTTCATATGACCTGTACTGTTGAATAGAATCTTACTTCAACTTTTGACTATgaaatactgataacaaaagtGGATCTACAAACCAGCTTAGTGACTTGCTCTGGGAGATTGTTTGTTAAATGATTTATtgctttaaatatattaattttaaaattgtttttataacTTTTGGTGATTTGTTCATGTCCTTTTTAGCATACAGAGCCAAGCTGGGAATGCTGAACACTATGTCAAAGATCAGAGGACAAGTTAAAACCACAGGCTATCCTCAGACAGAAGGACTCCTAGGAGACTGCATGATACGGTATGGCAGAGAGCTTGGCGATGATTCTATGTTTGGTGAGTTTGCGTACCTCCTTTGAGAATATTTCCATATAAAGTTCTTCGCAGAATATTACTCAGTGATATAACCTGTGTAAATAGCTAATCCAGGTAAGAGAGAAAGCTAAGTACAGTGATTAGGGAACGATTGATTTAATAATACACAACGCTTCCGTGTCCACTTCTGTTGCAGGTGGATTGAAACTTTGACGAATTCTGTTTCAAGGTTGATattaagataaatattttttttctaagttgcCAAAGCTAAATAATGTAGAGTGATCCGTAGatgcaatgtatttttttgcttaacctttaaataaaaatgtttttttactgAGAAGCAAAGGTTTTCttgaggaggtggaggagggagagaggaaggcagTTATTTTCCAAAGGCCTACAGCAGACACAAAAATACCTCCTTGAAAGAACTATATTATAAGacgtgtttggtttttttgtttgtttgttttgtttttttcctgaagggcTTAAGGGGAGACGGGGAGAGGAACACAGAATATGCTTTGGAGCAGAATTTTCCAGTACTCATTTTCTGTAGGAGCAAAGCAAGTGCattatttcttacttttcaaGGGACTACAGCAAATGCAAAGATGCCTACTTGAGTTTTATTATAAGACGCATTTGTTGTTTCATATATATTGAGATGTAAGTAGCATGTTCTTTACCATAGGCCTTGCGCTGCTGGATGCTGGTGAAAGCATGAAACAAATGGCAGAAGTGAAGGACTCGCTTGATATTAATGTCAAACAAAATTTCATTGATCCCCTACAGTTATTGCAGGACAAGGATTTAAAAGAGATCGGGGTAAGTTTTTCCAGAGTAAAGCTTCATTTACCAATCATCAGAGTCAATCAGGCTTTAGTTCTCTGAGAGGTTTTTTTGGATGCCTAAAGGTAAATAAATGTCATTGCATTTAAGCTTATGTCTCTAGCAAAACAGCATTGAGATCTGCTTAAAATCAATCTCAGGCTGTTTTTCACCATGGTCTAGCTTGCTCAATTTGCTATATTGTCTATACATTCAGTACAAGAATGTAGTGAAGAAAACtatatttcttacttttctactgttttgttttaaccaATATTTGTTATTAATTGTTCTGAACACGAGTAGGCTGCGATTTACTGTGAGTGATTATCCTCTGCCTCTGTCACCTAAAACTCTTTATTATAGAGGCTGTATATGGCTGTTGAAGAAGGTTATTCAGAGCAATCACAGAATGATCTGAAAAGTGCCATGAATTGCTGAGGGAAAAGATTTCCACTGTTGGAAAAAATATAGGGTTCTGAGGAATgtatttttaaccttttaagTAGGATTTTGTTTACAAAGTGACAATTCAAAAGAAAGCCAGGCAGTCTTGTCTGAGTCTGTTGATTCCAATAGACTTTGGTAATAAGCAAGTTGAAACCCTGATGAAATGTAGAAACGAAAGTTGGTTTATTTGTTAACGTGTAAATGGAGGTGAAAAACATAGCAAAAGGTAGTAATTGTGCCTTAATATCTGTAGCTGTCTCTTACAATACATAACTGTTTTCAGTTGTAGTTCTTCTGAACTGatagaaataaattgtttgatGTTAGCTTTAATGAGCATTTTTACTGTCACTTTCAGCCCATTCTGTAAGTCTGTCAGTCCCATGATTTTTGCAACAAAAAGCTTGTATAGTGATGTCGGATAAAAGTGTCAAGTTGACACCTAACGAAGAAAGCAAGAATATAAGATGTGTTGGAGTACTGCCTAGGgaatgagaagagaaaatgactCTTTAACTGTTAGCTGTCATATTGAGTATAATAGAAGAGGTAAAATTGAATTAAGTATAGAACAGAGGAGGCAGGGAGTGGCACATTCAGATGTTCTAAATTAGAAGCAGGATCCAATCTGAGATGTTGTACATTTTAGTAAAGTCCATTCCAAGAGCTGGATGTCTAAGTTTAGCAAATCAAGGTAGCGAGTTTCCTGAGTCTTAGCAGATGGTTGTTTATTCAATGTATATACACATTAAAATTGCATTCACGTATGCAGTCCTAGACATACCTGATGCTGCCTTAGATCAAAGGGATGGGCTGGATAATCTCAGCCTGGCGTTTCTTTTGATTCTGCATATGTCTGTAATCACATCCATAACTGAAACTTCCTTAAATCACAATGAGTTTGTATGGGTTTATCCCATTTGAACCTTCTCCTAAATGCTCTGTCTTATTTAGCACCATTTGAAGAAACTAGAAGGACGGCGTTTGGATTATGATTATAAAAAGAAACGTCTTGGAAAGATACCAGATGAAGAAGTTAAACAAGCAGTAGAAAAATTTGAGGAGTCAAAGGAACTAGCTGAAAGAAGCATGTTCAATTTCTTAGAAAATGATGTAAGTCTGTCCTCCGTTTTTGTTTACTGCATATATCCAAATGGGAAATGCATGTGGGTTTGGATAAAGCTTGTTTCATCCTTTATACGAGGCAGGGACTGAAGGCGGAGAATGTGCCTTTCTCCTTGTCTTGGAGAGGAACGTTATGCACAGCAGTACATGGGAGAACTCAAGAATTCAGCAGGTCAGACAAGACTGACACAGAGGTTTCATGTGTCTTTATTATCTATGAGCAATGAACTGTCTGCAAACAGAATGCAGGGAGATgagtgggaggaagaaggggGACTAACGCagtcacagagctgctgcttaaACCGTGAGCAAGAGATTTGTACCCTGCACTGGTTTGCAGGAGCGGCTCACTTATGCATAAAAAATTGTTACTGATGTGAAAGATCTGGGTGATTTGGACTCTAAAAATTACAACTACATTTTGGTTCTAAAAATTACTGCATCGAGTTTATGTGGGTTGTGCTCAGGTATTTGAACTTCGGCTCAGATTCCAAGTCCACAGTGAAATTGTATCTAAATAATTAGCAGCTGTGGTCCTTAGGATAATCCTCTCTTCTGTGCACATACAGAGGAATAGCAGAGTGCGTTCTCTTCCTGTGTTAATCATGGAACTGTACAAAAAGAAAGCTGGGTAGATGCTTTAGGGGCCATTTTATTATCTGCAGGCAGAATACAGgatatccatttttttctaataagtCTCCatcgttgttttttttctttttgactggaatatgaaagacaaaagcaaaaagaggagCTGTTAAGTGAGATCATTTCAATGCAAACAACTTCTCTAACTGCATAATAACCAGCTATAAACTAGCCTGTAGCTCCCAAACTGCTTGTGAGGGGGATGCGTTTGTTACAGCAGTGTGTAAGTCAAAAACTCTCTTGCCATTTTACCTGCACAAGTTATATGAAGGCAGCAAAAATTTAACATCCTCTATAAACAATTTCAGTACACTATTCCTGCTGTCCCATTGTAGGCTCTACCAGGTTGCCAATGTATGTGTTTTATAGTTCTTTGCATAACCAATTGAGAAATGCTTCAAATGTTTATTTAGCCAAAGCACCAAACCAAAGATGAAGCAGTGCATGGATTATAGTGAGTTATCTAAGCCACAAGAGAACTGATCAGGAATGACTTACCAGTATCATCGATTCTTCCTTTGGGAGGGAGTTCAACTGGATGTCCCTGTGAGGTCTTGTTCTAGTCccactttcttttgtttatatttcaagaaaactgTGCTCTTTCCTTCTGATGTTCTGTGCTGACCAAACCTGCTTCCCACCCTCAAACTTCTCATTCCAGCCTTCTTTTCTAACTCTAGTCTTTCTCACTGGGTTTGCAGAGATGCTAAATGCAGTCACTTCCTTACTGTCCTTCCGTGTTCCCCAAGtgtctccctttttttctgttgcccTGCAGTCTCTGTTCTCAGTGCTCTGGTTCCCAACCACGTTGCCAGGTGCCTCACCCAGACTCAGTCCTGATTcacatctttctctctcttttcacaCAGCTAGTTCCAGACCTCCCACACCGACACTTGTGCATGCACTTCTTATCAGATCCATCATCCTGCCTTTCCCACTCAGCCAGTCTCAAGCTCCTCGAGCTAAGTGCCTTTTCATCCCACGAGTCTCTCTGGCTCTTTCCCAGTCACTCCTTCTTCTCCCAGTCCCCAATTCCATATTCCTCCTTGCTCTCACTCATCTTGTCTTGACAGTCCTTGTCTGTCTATTTTCTCTGACCGCCCCATCCAAAAACCCAGGCACACTGTGCATTATCCTCAGCTGGTTTACATTACTCTCTCTCGACTTAGATGGAATTGTATCAGCTCTTAATTTGGTTCTgtgcatttaatttctgtatgcTGTGTGACAATGTTTGGCTCTCTTGGAGTCCCAGCAgaatttctattaattttttcaactgagtaaaagcagagaaagtaGAGCTTAAAATTGCCGTGGGTCCataaaacatttgcagaaaGCTTTCACAGACACCTTCTTGTTATCCAGCATGTGAAGATGTGGTGGAAAGGAAACATATCGGACTTCTTGGGCTCTGTCCTCCTCCTTGtcttaaaggaaaagaacaaaaacgGAAGAGAACAAATAAGCATTTGTTATTGTTCCACTGTAGTGCATCTTgagcttttcagttttcatcacGGGAAGAGGAATGAGGTTatttgttacctttttttttttctctttcacatccttcctttcctcagcaTTCATACACTTGAGTGATTGGCTGATACTTCTTCAATCCAAGCAGGTTTGCATAATAGTAGATAAATCACATTTCAAGTATTGGTTTATATATAAAATGCTGCCATCTAGTGAGGTAAGTGCGGATAATTTCAGAACTGTAGTTCATAAACATGGCTAATAACCATTAATGGGTCTGAGTCACAAGAGTTGTCACAGTGTAATGTGTCCCAACATTGCTGATCAGAAAAGCTGCACTCTCACCTGCTAAGGGGTTGTGCACTGTAACTGTTTCAGGCTTGGGTGTTGACAGACAGCTG
Protein-coding regions in this window:
- the SH3GL3 gene encoding endophilin-A3, which translates into the protein MSVAGLKKQFHKASQLFSEKISGAEGTKLDEEFQEMERKIDVTNKAVAELLSKSTEYLQPNPAYRAKLGMLNTMSKIRGQVKTTGYPQTEGLLGDCMIRYGRELGDDSMFGLALLDAGESMKQMAEVKDSLDINVKQNFIDPLQLLQDKDLKEIGHHLKKLEGRRLDYDYKKKRLGKIPDEEVKQAVEKFEESKELAERSMFNFLENDVEQVSQLAVFVEAALDYHKQSTEILEDLQSKLQNRINVASSRPKREFKPKPVITTTLETGDSQQHNGIAYSSSIKSSGSSMHVDQPCCQALYDFEPENEGELGFKEGDIITLTNQIDENWYEGMLNGESGFFPINYVEVMVPLPQ